The nucleotide sequence TTAAACGTCCATTGGGATAGCGGGAGGGTATTGATTGCATTAATCTTTCTCAGGGTTCGCTGATATTGGGTGTTGGGTGTTGTTTCAGTTTTACAGTGAGCTTGCAAACCTCAAAAGAGTCGCAACTCTTTGAGATAAGGAGGAGGGGGCAGATGTAGAGAGGCTTTAGGGGAGGGGCAGGTTGAGGTGAGAAGATGGCAGATGGCAAATGCCTAGTTTATTTATTagtttagtgtgctgcaagggtgGCTACGAGTGACTGAGAGTTGGACAAAGAGACGGGAGAGGGAGTGAAGACTGGATTTGGAGCTGAGCTGCAGAGAGAAACAAGGCTAAAATGAAAGTTAAAAGTGCTTCTAACATCAATGACGAATCAGTTTAATGTGTTCGTTTTTTTTCAGCAACACTAACTGATGGGTGTTACATTAAGTGTAGGGCAGTTTTACAAATGTATTGGCTCTGTTAACTAACAGCCCCGGctccatagcagaagtgtccatgtcgcggggctgggaactggaagtatcctgagctaattctgctatcaccatcatctattgcaacaagtgatggctcccactgattgtcgccggaagcttgcgtccttttcaggacggacgatgatagcgaggtcaacatttgatacatggaagatggacacgaaagcccTAAACATCTCCAGCTTTCCCCAGAGATAACAGGGTGGGTTGTCCCCAATGTGGGGTCTGTGACACAGAGGGTGGACTGGTCTCAATCCCAGGGCAAGGGCTGGACATTCACGACTCTGTGACATCCACATCCTGGTGGCTGCAGAGAGTTGAATGTTGATGTGGCTGTGACTTAACCAACATTTTTCCAGCAACAATTtcccactgtgtaggaaggaactgcagatgctggattaaaccaaagatcgacccgaagcgtcacccattacttctctccagagatgctgcctgtcctgctgagttactccagctttatgtgtttaccttcgatttaaaccagcatctgcagttctttcctacacattctataagatcagccttcatcctcctgcgtccTACCTGATCTACCTtccccgtggattgtcaccttgtcgtggtggagaagcttgtgtggtcctgagatcctgagagcaatgccgtctggagctaagcTCCTGgttgggccacccatggcggtaaggtcgagggggaggtctctgacaaggaccaatccaaccaagacctcaacggtggaacaggcggaggatgatggctgaccttagtggaggaacatgtcacaacggctgggaaggcggatgaaggctgcagcagaaaagggtctccgatcatcttggactccatgccactggatcctgacccagatctgttaaGGACCACAGGTGggatggctgtctgtgcaccagtctccccacgttgaacaaagtcacgcacaggcttcctccgtgagaggacagtcatacttgtttcgagtgactgccgatgatgacCTGATCGACCCTATTTATTTTTACCTATTTATTTTAGAGGAGGGACCCTCAGGATGCCGCGGTCGTTTCTGGTGAGGAGTCGTCGGTTGACCAGTCACCAGACCCAGCCGTTCGATGAGGATGACCATGTGCTTAGTCTGGCAAACATTCCAGGTAAGAAACCCAGGAACGTCCCCTCTGCCCACCCTACAGGCGAGGGGCCCATTTTCAGGGACGTCCCTCGAATAGGAACACGCAGTGTCCATGGGGGGGATTCAGGGACCATTGGGcaccagggtggggtggggggggggggggggggggggggggggtgttaaactGCATCCTAGATTTGGGCAGTGGgctggtgctatagacctgcacgggaaggtagacgctcccgcccccatgagtctcgggcagatggggctagtcagcctgggaaggcggtccatctaggagagggaaaactctgatttaaaacctccactgccttgtggccatatccagtcatgggaaAGGCTCCAGGGGTAAAcctctaaggcagttcgtcgttgtctacaacttctggcagctcctgcgacggcgctggtgccaaactgtaacatcccggctgttcctttggatcgatcagcgacgtggagaggggggacgtgctgcatgggcaacagcctgtcctccatatgacatcaatcgcccaggcttgcatctgaccaggatgcatcacccatggtcagtcatgaccgaagggggcctacatGACAGACCAGGATCGTAGTATAGTCATTTAATATTTAGAATTTAGTATTaagaattcagtctgaagaagggtctggaccccaaacgtcacccattccttctcaccagaaatgctgcctgtcccgctgagttactccagcattttgtgtctaccttagtatTTAGAATAGTTGGGGGTTTTTTTAATTCCATGGTGAGTGTGTTGGTATTGGTCGCTTTGTAAATATTAttgttgtaaataattgaattCATTTATTTTTGGTAAAAATAAATAGGAGCCAGTATTTGGGGCAAATAATTGGAGCAAgtttgatagtggtgtttaaaagggtTTTGGATCGACACATGaatgtgtgcagggaatggatcatgcacaggcagataagatgatggttgggcacagacattgtgggccgaagggcctggtcttgtgctgtactgttctacattgaaGCTAACTACAAAGAAGAGGAGCCCGTTCGGCCCTGTACTAGCCCTGCCACTTCCCTGGCATTAAGACATGGAAGGGAACTCATTGGTCATTAGATACCcctgcatcctggacaatacagctcatgacacactggtcaacctgaggagcaccttcagcaacagactggttccaccaagatgcagcacagaacgccacaggagatccttcttccctgtggctatcaaactggacaactcctcccccttctgtcgtggggtagactgactccccccctcccccccccccacaatctttactcatcaccaatcctttccacttgtcactttaatttcatgtatcttgtgtttttctgactgttggcagaaatatttccctccagggataaataaagttctatcgtattgtatctccACCActgactccctctctccctccctccctccctccctctccctccattcctctctccctccattcctctctccctccattcctctctccctctccttcactccctctctgcctgcctccttctctccctccctctctccttccctccctccctccctccctcactctccctccattcctctctccctccattcctctctccctccatccctctctctctccttccctccccctccctccctctctccttcactccttctctccttccctccctctctccctcggtctctccctccctatctccctccctctccctctctctctccctctctccctctctccctctctctctccttccctccctccttctctccctccttctctccctccttctctccttctctccctcccttcctccctctgtccctctctccttccctccctccctccctctctccttccctcctcctccctccctccttccctctacaGTGCGTGGCCCAGTGGAGACTGGATCTCGGGAACCAGCAGCTCTGGTAATTAAACTGGAGGAGCCCCCGTTGAGCCTCAACCCCATGGAGACCACCCCCTCGCTGTGTGGCCCGGAGCCAAGGTGCTGGCGAGCTGCTCAGACACAGGTGGGCCTGGGAGCGGCCAGGGACGGCCTCTCAGCTTCACCTGGAGCGGAGGAGGGAGTGTGCGGGAGGAGACCCACGTGCGAGGACCTCTGGACAACTCGCTCTCCGTCAGGTGTGACATCCGAGGTCGGGCAGCTTCCATGAATGCAGAGACGGGGGGATTCATCGGTAGAACCTAGATGGAATGCCTTCCCATAcctttagtttccccctccctgacactcagtctgaagaacagtcaccacccaaaatgtcacacgctgtggagaggatgtttccactagtgggagagtccaggaccagcggtcacagcctgagaattaaaggaagttcctttaggaaggagatgaagaggaatttctttagtcagagggtggtgaatctgtggaatgacttgccacagaaagctgtggagggcacgtcagtggatatttatatggatataaggcagagatagatagattcttgattagtacaagcttcaggggttatggggagaaggcaggagaattgggttaggagggagagatatggagtcatgattgaacggcggagtagacttgatgggccgaatggcctaattctgctcctatcacttatgaactatttaatttctccagagatgctgcctgacccgctgagttactccagcactctgtgtctaggtCAGCTCTGAGATCCATGTCAATATTGATTTGAATtgatattgaaggtagacactaaatactggagtaactcagcgggtgaggcagcatctttggagagaaggaatgggcgagaccCTTATTTGAACGATCTGACCTCTTGCAGCTTCTGACAAAGTGTTTGTGCCTTCGGAAGCGGTCATGGCCCTGGGTTTACGATGCCGACCCTGCCCCTGGACTGGGAGCTCCACCGTCAGGCTCAAACACCTGGTTGAGGATTATCTGTCGCCGCTTCTGGAGGCCAAAGGCACCGTCCAGAAACAGAGCAGCACACAGAGCAGTGAAGGTAAAGGCTGCACAGTCGCCGTCACTCCGAGAGGCCCGTACGACAGCCTCAAATGTGACAAGGTAAATGGTCGTTGCCTGTGTTCCCCAGTCACACCTGAccacacgcacaggcacacacagacacacacacacacacacacacacacagctgtgCATCCGCACTaagtgcacacacatacacagaagtACACACTAGACATGCACACACTAGACATACACATACACGCATACTAGATGTGCACACtagacacacgcgcgcacacacacacccaggtgtacacacgcacgcacccacactaggcgcacacacatacacagacatacacaccacacacgcacacacatacctatacacaggcatacacacacacacacagacatccaCACAGGcacgcagcttgttccatacacccaccatttaCAAGAGGGAACAGCTCTCCAAGGTGGGTGGGTGGATCGGTGACTGACCCACATTGGGTGCTGGAGTCTGAGCGCAGTTAAGGGGAGCAGGAAGTGGATTGGGTGTAACTGTGATGCGTGCTGgttggtggggactcggtggcctCTGTCCATGGCTGTGAGAAAGTCTCACCAGTGCGACAATCCTCAGATAACTGGACATGTATGACATGACACTGATAACTGGGCATGTATGACATGAC is from Amblyraja radiata isolate CabotCenter1 chromosome 35, sAmbRad1.1.pri, whole genome shotgun sequence and encodes:
- the LOC116966049 gene encoding zinc finger protein Gfi-1b-like; protein product: MPRSFLVRSRRLTSHQTQPFDEDDHVLSLANIPVRGPVETGSREPAALVIKLEEPPLSLNPMETTPSLCGPEPRCWRAAQTQVGLGAARDGLSASPGAEEGVCGRRPTCEDLWTTRSPSASDKVFVPSEAVMALGLRCRPCPWTGSSTVRLKHLVEDYLSPLLEAKGTVQKQSSTQSSEGKGCTVAVTPRGPYDSLKCDKGFPSPHRPDVHVRRPHSGTQHFSCGTCEKAFGHSASVEQHRATHTQTKEKSFNCKICGKNFKRSSTLSTHLLIHSDTRPYPCQYCGKCFHQKSDMKKHTFIHTGEKPHKCQVCGKAFSQSSNLITHSRKHTGFKPFICSACEKGFQRKVDLRRHQETHIEFNSAGGRVKA